A window of Candidatus Alcyoniella australis genomic DNA:
AGACGATCGGGCTTGGTCACGTAGCGTCGCCAGGCAGCCATGCCCAGGCCGATGATCGCCAGCACGCCGAACAGGTCGAGGAAAAAGCTGAACGCGACGTAGAATCCGCCTTGGATGAACTTGCTGCCGGTGATCAGTCGGTAGAGATCCTCGTCGAGCACCGTGGCCGCCGTTCCGATGAACAGCACTACGAAGCCGAAGAAGATGCAGGCGTGCATGATCCCCGGGTAGGCCTCTTTGAAAACCTTGATCTGCACCAGGGCGTACTTGAGCAGATTGACGATGCGCGCGCCCATCTGGTCCAGGCGCGGCTTTTCAGACTTGGTACCGGCGCGCCACAGCTTGACCTTGGTCCACACGCCGTAGGCGAAGATCGCCATGGTCACCAGCGCCAAGCCGTAGACAAACCAGCGGGTCCAGCCGTATCCCTGGTAGATCTCCCAGAAGGCTAACCGTTCCTTCATAACATGCTCCTTGCACCGAACCGCCCACAACGGCCGGCTTTATGCCGACCGTTGCAGACGTATTGTATTCGACCGCTACGGGCTATTCGGCCAGCAGTTTCTTGAATTCCTCGGTCAGCAGTGGAACCACCTCGAACAGGTCGTCGACGATGCCGTAATCGGCCTTCTGGAAGATCGGGGCTTCCACGTCCTTGTTGACGGCCACGATGACCTTGGAGGTCCGCATGCCGGCCAGATGCTGGATCGCGCCGGAGATGCCGAACGCCAGATACAGCGAGGGGTTGACGACCTTACCGGTCTGTCCGACCTGCCAGGACTGCGGGGCGAAGCCCGAGTCCACGGCGGCGCGGCTGGCGCCGATGGTCGCACCGATCGCGTCGGCGAGATCCTCGAGAATTTTGAAGTTCTCGGCGGCCTTCATCGCGCGTCCGCCGGAGACGATGCGGTCGGCCTCGGTCAGGTCCGGACGATCGCTCTCGCCCTCGACCGTCTCTTTGAGCACGGCCTTGATCACACCTGCGTCGGCTGCCACAACGTTCTCGGCTGCGGCTTTGCCCGCCTCGGGCTCGGCCACGGCGATCACGTTGGGGCGGATCGCAACGATCCCCTTGCCGTCCCTGAAGATCACGTCGTTGAACGCCTTGCCGGCGAACACCGGGCGGCG
This region includes:
- a CDS encoding electron transfer flavoprotein subunit alpha/FixB family protein — translated: MSKILVIAELKGSEPKKITFELLSAAKNLGETADVAAIGKGLAGIGALVGPYGADNVYLLESDALADYSNEGYAKVLADLINDKGYELILFGSTTTGKDLAPRLAAKLGIGIAADTVDINKDGDRVVARRPVFAGKAFNDVIFRDGKGIVAIRPNVIAVAEPEAGKAAAENVVAADAGVIKAVLKETVEGESDRPDLTEADRIVSGGRAMKAAENFKILEDLADAIGATIGASRAAVDSGFAPQSWQVGQTGKVVNPSLYLAFGISGAIQHLAGMRTSKVIVAVNKDVEAPIFQKADYGIVDDLFEVVPLLTEEFKKLLAE